The proteins below come from a single Triticum aestivum cultivar Chinese Spring chromosome 5D, IWGSC CS RefSeq v2.1, whole genome shotgun sequence genomic window:
- the LOC123119538 gene encoding uncharacterized protein produces MGLADAARSRLLAALRPWLAADPAELRVELGPLRSRVVARGLQLGAAALSAPDSFPARVDRAAVAEVELAVSPWGAPALAAVLRGVDVSLTLREPAPRKQRPGMKEWVSKEKKRVIASIDPQGEILHEMIEGLVSSLEDKFTSGFASVLLNCSQVRIDDITIQVRYLDDSHVVVLRATDLQLGPELVSRSSLFRGLVGSSISSIKKNHLLVKCNDFEFVMKENDCTDCTASFTGLSACARLDNLQLAAFSIHVPSACCKISPKAIPSLMVILDITSQKEHYRTRSGRELWQIAMQKLDSPIVGRRFSLSKALSCATFWQHYVHAYVLLLSLVGYPSDKVIKKNCGRVSRNRKMLGAIRDHWVIVLELEEKVPVEAIARARRAARSKLAISQQQNKQESSKTFLVSSIMKILSPFLYLWRLVVFAFWSVLRARDSGNKTCRSRAHIFPGFSHDSDMEFQLGIHLGELSVILLPIADHSIGMKKLNNGSKSYHSGLPSIHLVIKSSCLLYSAGCITQSLFFVAGELKVFLAGVPKLSRADNSNTLARNSSFKTAEFAEDTDSKVILWSDSASMHPFSEKQSDEFPHSDGSSTAVLWSGMEKLWREWMLISNLYNESGVIHHEKPSVIFEVKSYVVDPYQNISGFQQCRFTVGKLNLDLDYQCASSTYMLHRQFMHYKHLKELNRNIPDLHIPAASITPASGFLDKLRSFTQIMNIVMSDAIPENTLQIEALIAGPSIRLSFDKNNLLQNCKNKYVPLFSRMNSRTSCIVLSLAYVECAMWPASLSTPPRSNSHVKESHSTFCMKEVQEPAYPATESSARHVYPENVVLDAYFKLANLTLLIDNLETNHQCHVFGPMSANFQLSTGRKYVHSFFADRNVLSMNLGGGIVGCIALFYMDEFFTVCQLIESMHLVALNSDLVNVKYSQDFIGRLASFCNKNVVGSTRDLGIDRIAQEESIDSHTELMVEVELELEPTYIIFSTSRGGLFPNPAVFVNNTINYISSSPIFEGITTQELHDMLALGVGFCIRSSSLKLLLGGQCTDILVSLSGIQSVVFENQVEYTTMLSSLPYNKNQFIITECTFHLRAGPTKGSLTIEKMEDESSSGRVSDSLGICYSTEIEFTEVYIGDYRVHNYLTEVNQPSRQKISLLIDDNLQIFKCKIQGGLIFLETIFLAKLVFCCKIYFWLLMDLPVWATPNLAKDSVTSVSAKSDPNVINSYTQGEVSPVSLGVRSQSEESHLNAIKCVDIDLSRISITLSVADESGTYQGLTLEVDASFQLLNFGMKILFEVKCLSVSTISSMPKSAHEQLRDVPAPRFRSRKSTVLTSQSEIQEYPPFIEADNGVTHDRDAPASSTSTLESSTGNTLEFSSHKSYILSHFSTSLKIEKKQLDKDSNLMCLSGDWCGNGFVSGLEVTMSLSSIEMISSLLAPFHGMLSSTATQKEIQIGDSTQQEQLDNIDCTIPDGAIVAIRDLDQQMYVSVKNIGMKYQVVGAYHYSLAGEHALFKVKHHKRWRSDTPYISLLSLCAKTDEGKELALSFSQGSDLVEISSFVDKPCSLWSMFPLGFDSFEDDEDDGNSCKVISSSSYHLVNKKNNYGIAFVDGLLEFVKKPGNPFKLKILDESLFSDVARLIVPNMNLDGNSYLDVEDELPSAAMDRLETVASSQHITISIDKIVFTITHEVFDTGDVFPLVQNCINDIRVVTQIYPSKIRILSSFKVSGQYFDARKNMWEDLISPITSYVFLRFRFFNQDPVTRRSGTPLRFFFHLKQVDIFINELSVDTLLYLVGKLGLMGPYAVRNSAIFPNCCKIENNSRLALVCHFQNNGDAIVPGQQSTSVFLRNFVFDDNRPHDQSLVSISLFKEGAFSTAPINIPLHESGIFAWRTVASSLKDSRRFSGPFVVVKVSQNSVEGLSLSVQPLLRIYNKSDFPLELRFQRPQNENEEAAVVTVRSGDMVDESTGVLDAVNLSGGSKKALMSLALGNFMLSIRPEMSEHSNLSHATLFQWSEDITGEKAVRISGVIEKLNYNIRKAFSIDSMKSSFSSLSCPVSVDGQHVTDLYFLIHTLGRDVPLQPTNGTRVSGRSASVALQLQREIFIYPTVQVYNFLQTDIHVLLTDSKPENTRDDNFGLIGKEATITSGSSAYFYVNPAMFNFSVTLISYGSKSKAANSGDWAKRMQKQTARAQFLDLELEFVPGKFHSSLRLLRQEKGLLEVALFTRYTLQNTSDYPLLCTASGQKPLPAFEIGKDNINLPPQNGCILPSMSMSSWFTKSNKLRISLHDEKGSEAFIDLEALSGFTEFFLEIHDDIFPHRMAAFGMSLQPVIYGLHVSSQVVLIVPRYVISNESATAVAVRQCLVQDDIDGLTIEAKQRGTLQTWKPGKKREGNYFDLFLKKHKNVSEDSLIFIQFCPKETGYGWSGPICVSSIGRFFMKFRRSEDMVIDGINKDTLQDGKLKQFASVDVVQENTSFVLHFTKPPKVALPYRVENCLNKASIMYFQKDSDESDMLGPQESEQYAWDDSSLPRKLVVRIVDTPALREIKIDKISPWKPFLKMRSRLNLDFSFSNGLSSEKQGFDDSFELRVFKIGYEVYADGLTRVLRICEQAENPKAEKIQRPIAHAQFRISYMCIHLLDKGQSDEMLQSPSTILMATFQRVSADSVITDRHKNMDVAVYSVNVDEKWDGASFGSVFRMNKLQGDALNENILRIVCVLNSSNSSVKQVHYCSIILQPIDLKVDEETLMKLVPFWRTSLAPAGTPSTQFYFRQFEVHPIKIIASFRPGRSQTSYSSSQEALRALLHSVIKVPEISNSVVELNGVLLNHALVTFRELFLKCAQHYSWYVLRAIYVTKGSSLLPPSFASMFDDSASSVLDVFFDPSDGSLNLPGLTIGMFKFISKNMKSGGTKRYLGDLGKTVKTASSNALFAAITEVSDSVVKGAETNGLNGMVTGFHRGMLRLAMEPSVLGQAIMEGGPDRKIKLDHSPGLDELYIEGYLQAMLDVMYKQEYLRVRVIDDLVFLKNLPPNSALINEIVENVKGFLVSKALLKGDASTVRSWRRLRNEPEWKIAPTVLTLCEHLFVSFAVRLLHREATKAIAEVTTKVKGQLTGGEDEGESSSGGGALVKRSRLWTVGRFAASGVVAYVDGRLCRHIPNPIARRIVSGFLLSFIDRRDDE; encoded by the exons ATGGGTCTCGCCGACGCGGCGCGCTCGCGGCTGCTGGCCGCGCTCCGGCCGTGGCTGGCGGCTGACCCGGCGGAGCTGCGGGTGGAGCTAGGCCCGCTCCGCTCCCGCGTCGTCGCGCGTGGGCTCCAGCTCGGCGCCGCGGCGCTCTCCGCGCCGGACTCCTTCCCCGCCAGGGTCGACCGCGCGGCCGTCGCCGAGGTCGAGCTCGCCGTCTCGCCCTGGGGCGCCCCCGCGCTCGCCGCCGTCCTGCGCGGCGTCGACGTCTCGCTCACCCTCAG GGAGcctgcgccgcggaagcagcggcCAGGCATGAAGGAATGGGTATCCAAGGAGAAGAAGAGAGTGATTGCATCAATTGACCCTCAG GGTGAAATATTGCATGAGATGATTGAAGGTCTAGTTAGCTCCCTGGAAGATAAGTTTACCTCTGGATTTGCCAGTGTACTTCTAAACTGTAGTCAGGTGCGGATTGATGATATCACAATACAAGTTCGGTATCTTGATGACTCCCATGTTGTGGTATTGAGGGCAACTGACTTACAGTTAGGTCCTGAGCTTGTTTCTCGCAGTTCTCTGTTCAGAGGATTAGTTGGCTCTTCTATATCATCAATAAAGAAGAATCACCTTCTTGTTAAATGTAATGATTTTGAGTTTGTGATGAAGGAGAATGATTGTACAGATTGCACTGCATCTTTTACAGGCTTATCTGCTTGTGCTAGACTGGATAATCTCCAACTTGCTGCTTTTAGCATCCATGTTCCCAGTGCATGCTGCAAAATTTCACCAAAAGCTATTCCTTCGTTGATGGTGATTTTGGATATTACAAGTCAAAAGGAACACTACAGGACTAGGAGTGGTAGGGAGCTCTGGCAAATTGCTATGCAAAAGCTTGACAGCCCAATAGTAGGCCGCAGATTTTCTTTAAGCAAGGCCTTAAGCTGTGCTACTTTTTGGCAGCACTatgttcatgcttatgtgttgCTGTTATCATTAGTTGGATATCCCTCTGACAAGGTGATAAAGAAGAATTGTGGTAGGGTGTCAAGGAACAGGAAAATGTTGGGAGCTATCAGAGATCATTGGGTAATTGTTCTTGAGCTGGAGGAGAAAGTTCCTGTAGAAGCTATTGCTAGAGCACGACGTGCTGCCCGTTCAAAACTTGCCATATCACAGCAACAGAACAAGCAAGAATCATCAAAAACGTTTCTGGTTTCTTCCAtaatgaaaattctctcccctttTTTATATTTATGGAGGCTTGTTGTATTCGCATTCTGGTCAGTGTTGAGAGCTAGGGATTCTGGAAACAAAACATGTAGATCCCGTGCACACATTTTTCCTGGTTTTTCTCATGATTCAGACATGGAGTTTCAGCTCGGAATTCACCTTGGAGAACTCTCTGTAATCCTGTTACCTATTGCTGATCACTCCATCGGCATGAAAAAGTTAAACAATGGAAGCAAGAGTTATCACAGCGGTTTACCTTCGATACATTTGGTGATAAAATCATCATGCTTACTTTACTCAGCTGGTTGCATCACACAATCGCTGTTTTTCGTAGCTGGAGAACTGAAGGTTTTTCTCGCTGGTGTCCCGAAGTTGTCACGAGCGGATAATAGCAACACACTTGCGAGGAATTCATCTTTTAAAACTGCAGAGTTTGCCGAAGACACTGATTCAAAGGTGATCCTCTGGAGTGATTCTGCCAGTATGCACCCATTTTCCGAAAAACAATCTGATGAATTTCCCCACAGTGATGGTTCGTCCACTGCTGTTCTATGGAGTGGTATGGAGAAACTATGGAGGGAATGGATGTTAATCAGCAATTTATACAATGAATCAGGTGTGATACATCATGAAAAGCCTTCTGTTATTTTTGAAGTCAAATCATATGTTGTTGATCCTTACCAAAATATAAGTGGGTTTCAGCAATGCAGATTTACAGTCGGTAAACTAAACCTTGATTTGGATTATCAGTGTGCTTCATCGACCTATATGCTGCATAGACAGTTCATGCATTACAAACATCTGAAAGAGCTAAACAGAAATATACCAGACCTTCATATTCCTGCTGCCTCTATAACACCTGCAAGTGGATTTCTTGATAAACTGAGATCATTCACTCAGATAATGAATATTGTGATGTCAGATGCTATTCCAGAAAATACCCTCCAGATTGAAGCACTGATTGCTGGTCCCAGTATCCGGTTATCCTTTGATAAAAACAATTTGTTGCAAAATTGCAAAAATAAGTATGTGCCCCTATTTTCTCGGATGAATAGCAGGACGTCCTGCATAGTTCTCAGTCTGGCATATGTTGAATGTGCCATGTGGCCAGCATCTCTATCTACTCCACCCAGATCTAATTCACATGTCAAAGAATCACATAGTACATTTTGCATGAAGGAGGTGCAAGAACCTGCTTATCCTGCAACGGAAAGTAGTGCAAGACATGTTTATCCAGAGAATGTTGTGTTGGATGCTTACTTCAAATTGGCTAATCTAACTCTTCTGATAGATAATTTAGAGACCAATCATCAGTGTCATGTATTTGGACCAATGTCGGCCAATTTCCAACTGTCAACAGGCAG GAAGTATGTGCATTCCTTCTTCGCAGACAGAAACGTTCTGTCAATGAACTTAGGAGGAGGAATTGTTGGTTGCATAGCTTTGTTCTACATGGATGAATTTTTTACTGTTTGCCAG CTTATTGAAAGTATGCATCTGGTGGCATTGAATTCTGACTTGGTTAATGTTAAGTATTCCCAAGATTTTATTGGAAGGCTAGCATCGTTCTGCAATAAAAATGTGGTGGGGAGCACAAGAGATCTTGGCATTGATCGTATTGCCCAGGAAGAATCAATTGACTCTCATACAGAACTCATGGTTGAAGTGGAACTTGAATTGGAACCAACATACATCATCTTTAGTACTTCACGTGGTGGACTTTTTCCGAATCCTGCCGTCTTTGTCAACAACACCATAAACTACATCAGCAGCTCTCCTATATTTGAGGGGATAACAACACAGGAATTGCATGATATGTTAGCTTTGGGTGTTGGGTTCTGCATCAGAAGTTCTTCTTTGAAACTTCTGCTTGGTGGACAATGTACGGACATCCTTGTTAGTTTATCCGGAATTCAGTCTGTGGTATTCGAGAACCAAGTTGAATACACAACTATGCTTAGTAGTTTACCGTATAACAAGAACCAGTTCATTATAACAGAATGCACCTTCCATCTGCGTGCTGGGCCCACTAAAGGTAGCTtgaccattgagaaaatggaagatgAATCTAGTAGTGGTCGCGTTTCTGATTCTTTGGGAATTTGCTATTCTACTGAAATTGAATTCACAGAGGTTTATATTGGAGACTACAGGGTTCACAACTATTTAACCGAAGTCAATCAACCCAGTAGACAGAAAATCTCTCTGTTGATCGATGATAATCTTCAGATTTTCAAATGCAAAATCCAG GGTGGCTTGATCTTTCTTGAAACAATTTTCTTAGCTAAGCTTGTTTTCTGTTGCAAAATTTATTTTTGGTTGCTTATGGATCTCCCAGTGTGGGCAACTCCAAATTTAGCCAAAGATTCAGTAACTTCAGTCTCTGCAAAAAGTGACCCTAATGTGATCAACAGTTATACACAGGGGGAAGTATCACCGGTGTCTTTAGGTGTTCGTTCACAAAGTGAGGAATCCCATTTGAATGCTATCAAATGTGTAGATATTGATTTATCTCGGATTTCTATAACACTTTCTGTTGCGGATGAATCTG GTACATATCAGGGATTAACTCTCGAAGTTGACGCAAGCTTTCAACTATTGAATTTTGGCATGAAGATTTTGTTTGAGGTGAAGTGTCTTTCAGTCTCAACTATTAGTAGTATGCCCAAGAGTGCCCATGAACAATTGAGAGATGTGCCAGCACCCCGTTTTCGGTCCAGAAAGTCTACTGTTCTTACatctcagtctgaaattcaagaatATCCTCCATTTATAGAAGCAGATAATGGTGTTACCCATGATCGTGATGCTCCTGCAAGTTCAACTTCTACATTAGAAAGTTCAACAGGCAATACACTTGAATTTTCTTCACATAAGAGTTATATCCTCAGCCATTTCTCTACTTCTCTTAAGATAGAGAAAAAACAATTGGATAAAGATTCTAATTTGATGTGTTTAAGTGGTGATTGGTGTGGAAACGGTTTTGTTTCTGGTTTGGAGGTGACAATGTCATTATCAAGCATTGAG ATGATCTCATCATTACTTGCTCCTTTTCATGGAATGTTGAGTTCTACTGCAACTCAGAAGGAAATACAGATTGGTGACAGCACTCAGCAAGAACAGCTGGATAATATAGATTGTACTATACCTGATG GAGCAATTGTGGCCATACGAGATCTTGATCAACAGATGTATGTATCAGTCAAAAATATTGGAATGAAGTATCAAGTGGTCGGTGCATACCATTATTCTCTTGCTGGTGAACATGCATTATTTAAG GTGAAACACCATAAGAGATGGAGGTCAGACACACCATATATTTCTCTTTTATCTTTATGTGCAAAAACTGATGAAGGCAAAGAGCTGGCCCTTAGTTTCTCCCAAGGATCAGATTTGGTTGAAATTTCTTCATTTGTTGACAAGCCTTGTTCACTGTGGAGCATGTTTCCTCTCGGGTTTGATAGTTTTGAGGATGACGAAGATGATGGTAATTCTTGCAAGGTTATTTCAAGTAGTTCTTACCATCTTGTGAACAAGAAAAACAATTATGGCATTGCATTTGTGGATGGTCTACTGGAGTTTGTGAAAAAGCCAGGAAATCCATTTAAGTTGAAGATTTTGGATGAATCTCTATTCTCTGATGTTGCAAGGCTCATTGTTCCCAATATGAACTTGGATGGTAACTCTTATTTGGATGTGGAAGATGAGTTGCCTTCTGCTGCAATGGATAGGTTGGAAACTGTTGCAAGTTCACAACATATAACCATCAGTATTGATAAGATTGTTTTTACCATTACGCATGAAGTGTTTGATACTGGTGATGTTTTTCCACTTGTCCAAAACTGCATAAATGATATCCGTGTTGTCACACAAATATACCCATCCAAGATCAGGATTCTAAGTTCATTCAAAGTTTCAGGGCAGTACTTCGATGCCCGCAAAAATATGTG GGAGGACCTTATCTCACCTATCACTTCCTATGTGTTCTTACGatttagatttttcaaccaagatCCAGTTACTAGACGTAGTGGGACCCCACTGCGTTTCTTCTTTCATttaaagcag GTGGATATTTTCATAAATGAGCTTTCAGTTGACACGCTGCTTTATTTGGTCGGGAAGTTAGGTTTGATGGGTCCATATGCTGTGAGAAACTCAGCTATTTTTCCTAACTGCTGCAAG ATAGAGAATAACTCAAGGCTGGCACTTGTATGTCATTTTCAAAATAATGGGGACGCAATAGTTCCTGGACAACAGTCAACTTCAGTTTTCTTGAG GAATTTTGTATTTGATGATAATCGCCCACATGATCAGAGCTTAGTTTCTATTTCTTTATTCAAGGAAGGGGCATTTTCAACTGCTCCAATCAATATTCCTCTCCATGAGTCTGGCATCTTCGCATGGAGAACCGTAGCATCGTCTCTCAAAG ATTCAAGACGCTTCTCTGGACCATTTGTTGTGGTCAAGGTGTCCCAGAATTCTGTG GAAGGTTTATCGCTTTCAGTCCAACCTTTGTTGAGGATATATAATAAGAGTGACTTTCCCCTCGAACTTCGGTTTCAGAGGCCACAAAATGAGAATGAAGAAGCAGCGGTTGTCACAGTTCGAAGCGGTGACATGGTTGATGAATCTACTGGAGTACTTGATGCTGTGAATTTATCTGGAGGATCCAAAAAGGCGCTGATGTCTCTAGCCCTTG GAAATTTTATGCTGTCAATTAGACCTGAGATGTCCGAACACTCAAATCTGAGCCATGCAACTTTATTCCAATGGTCAGAAGACATAACCGGTGAAAAAGCAGTTCGCATATCTGGTGTTATAGAAAAACTTAATTACAACATAAGAAAAGCCTTCAGTATTGATTCCATGAAGTCTTCTTTCAGCTCTTTGAGTTGCCCTGTTTCCGTTGATGGTCAACATGTGACGGATCTTTATTTTTTGATTCATACTCTGGGTAGAGATGTGCCTTTGCAGCCTACGAATGGTACTCGTGTGTCTGGCAGGAGTGCATCAGTGGCATTACAGCTGCAAAGAGAAATTTTTATATACCCGACTGTTCAAGTGTACAATTTCTTGCAGACAGACATACATGTGCTTCTGACTGACTCCAAACCGG AGAATACCAGAGACGATAATTTTGGCCTCATTGGAAAGGAGGCAACAATTACAAGTGGTTCAAGCGCTTATTTCTATGTGAATCCTGCCATGTTTAATTTTTCAGTCACACTAATTTCATATGGTTCAAAGTCCAAGGCAGCTAATAGTGGTGATTGGGCCAAGAGAATGCAAAAGCAGACAGCTCGAGCTCAATTCCTTGATCTAGAATTAGAGTTTGTTCCTGGGAAGTTTCATTCTTCTTTAAGATTGTTGCGTCAGGAGAAAGGCTTGCTGGAG GTTGCTCTTTTCACAAGATATACACTACAAAATACAAGTGACTACCCCTTGCTGTGCACAGCTTCTGGTCAAAAACCACTACCCGC GTTTGAAATTGGAAAAGACAATATTAATCTTCCTCCACAGAATGGTTGTATTTTGCCCTCAATGTCAATGAGCTCCTGGTTTACAAA GTCAAATAAACTGCGAATAAGCCTGCATGACGAGAAAGGATCAGAAGCATTTATTGATTTAGAAGCATTATCTGGTTTCACTGAATTTTTTCTTGAGATCCACGATGATATATTTCCCCATCGGATGGCAGCTTTCGGCATGTCTTTACAACCTGTTATTTATGGCTTGCATGTGTCATCACAAGTTGTATTAATTGTGCCAAGATATGTGATCTCAAATGAGTCTGCTACTGCAGTTGCTGTTCGCCAATGTCTTGTCCAG GATGACATAGATGGATTGACAATTGAAGCTAAACAGAGGGGTACCTTACAGACATGGAAACCTGGAAAAAAGCGAGAAGGAAACTACTTTGATTTGTTTCTTAAGAAGCACAAAAATGTATCCGAGGATTCACTCATTTTTATCCAGTTTTGTCCAAAAGAAACAGGATATGGTTGGTCTGGACCAATTTGTGTTTCATCAATCGGCCGTTTTTTCATGAAGTTTAGAAGATCAGAAGATATGGTAATAGATGGGATTAACAAAGACACTTTACAAGATGGGAAGCTGAAACAGTTTGCTTCTGTTGATGTTGTTCAAGAgaatacatcttttgttctacACTTCACCAAGCCACCAAAGGTTGCACTACCATATCGGGTAGAGAATTGCTTGAATAAAGCATCTATCATGTATTTCCAGAAG GATTCAGACGAATCAGATATGTTAGGCCCTCAAGAATCAGAACAGTATGCATGGGATGACTCGAGTTTACCCCGGAAGTTGGTTGTCCGCATTGTTG ATACACCAGCACTCCGTGAAATTAAAATTGATAAGATCAGTCCATGGAAGCCATTCTTGAAGATGCGAAGCAGGCTCAATCTGGATTTCTCATTTAGTAATGGACTCAGTTCAGAAAAACAAGGATTTGATGATTCATTTGAACTGAGGGTGTTTAAGATTGGCTATGAAGTATATGCCGATGGTTTAACCAGAGTTCTACGGATTTGTGAACAGGCAGAGAATCCCAAAGCTGAGAAAATTCAACGGCCTATAGCACATGCACAGTTCAGAATATCTTATATGTGTATTCATCTTCTTGATAAGGGCCAG AGCGACGAAATGCTTCAGTCACCCTCTACAATCTTAATGGCAACATTTCAGCGTGTATCTGCTGATTCAGTTATCACAGATAGACACAAGAATATGGATGTTGCAGTTTAT TCGGTAAATGTGGATGAAAAGTGGGATGGAGCTTCCTTTGGATCAGTTTTCAGGATGAACAAGCTTCAGGGTGATGCTCTCAATGAAAATATTCTTCGTATAGTTTGTGTACTCAATTCATCGAATTCCAGTGTCAAACAAGTCCACTACTGTTCCATAATTCTGCAG CCGATTGATCTGAAGGTTGATGAGGAAACGCTAATGAAGCTTGTACCATTCTGGAGAACATCCCTTGCTCCTGCTGGTACACCGAGCACACAATTTTATTTTAGACAATTCGAAGTACATCCAATTAAG ATCATCGCAAGCTTTCGTCCTGGAAGATCACAGACATCTTACAGCTCTTCTCAAGAGGCTCTGAGAGCGCTATTGCACAGTGTTATAAAG GTTCCCGAGATAAGTAATTCAGTGGTGGAGCTCAATGGTGTTCTCCTAAATCATGCTTTGGTTACATTCCGTGAGCTATTTTTAAAATGTGCCCAGCATTATTCATG GTATGTCCTGAGGGCAATCTATGTAACAAAGGGAAGCTCGTTGCTTCCTCCATCTTTCGCCTCGATGTTTGACGACTCGGCCTCAtctgttcttgatgttttctttgaCCCTTCTGATGGCTCACTCAACCTCCCTGGGCTTACCATAG GCATGTTTAAGTTTATAAGCAAAAATATGAAATCAGGTGGAACAAAGCGGTACCTTGGTGATCTTGGGAAAACT GTTAAAACTGCAAGTTCAAATGCTCTCTTTGCTGCTATCACGGAAGTTTCAGATAGCGTTGTGAAAGGAGCAGAAACAAATGGTTTAAATGGAATG GTTACCGGCTTCCATAGAGGTATGTTGAGGTTGGCAATGGAGCCATCTGTGTTAGGGCAGGCTATAATGGAGGGTGGTCCAGACAGAAAGATCAAACTTGATCATAGCCCTGGACTTGATGAG CTATACATCGAAGGGTACCTACAAGCTATGCTGGATGTCATGTATAAACAAGAGTACCTTCGTGTGAGGGTGATTGATGACCTG GTTTTCCTAAAGAATCTACCACCGAATAGCGCTCTCATAAATGAAATTGTGGAAAACGTGAAGGGATTTCTCGTGAGCAAGGCATTGTTGAAAGGAGACGCCTCTACGGTTCGGTCTTGGCGCCGTCTGCGAAATGAGCCT GAGTGGAAGATTGCGCCGACGGTGCTCACCCTGTGCGAGCACCTGTTTGTGAGCTTCGCGGTGCGCCTGCTGCACCGTGAGGCCACCAAGGCCATAGCGGAGGTCACGACCAAAGTGAAGGGACAACTCACTGGAGGCGAAGACGAAGGTGAATCGTCGTCCGGCGGAGGAGCCCTGGTTAAGCGAAGCAGGCTGTGGACGGTTGGCAGGTTCGCGGCTTCAGGCGTCGTCGCCTACGTGGACGGTCGGCTGTGCCGCCACATACCGAACCCAATCGCCAGGAGAATAGTGAGTGGGTTCCTGCTGAGCTTCATCGACAGGAGGGACGACGAATAG